A single region of the Planctomycetia bacterium genome encodes:
- a CDS encoding RHS repeat-associated core domain-containing protein codes for MPGRIQKYRYDAHGRSKVPLDGKPFRYTGRRLDPETGLYYYRARYYSSNIGRFVNRRPRLTSYRRPTLTRVMGCLGGLLGSSLEV; via the coding sequence ATGCCCGGTCGCATCCAGAAATACCGGTATGACGCGCATGGTCGATCCAAAGTGCCGCTCGATGGCAAGCCGTTCCGTTACACGGGGCGGCGGCTGGATCCGGAGACGGGCCTCTACTACTACCGTGCCCGGTACTACTCCTCGAACATCGGCCGGTTTGTCAACCGGCGTCCAAGACTGACCAGCTACCGGCGCCCAACATTGACCAGGGTGATGGGCTGTCTGGGCGGGCTTCTGGGCTCTTCGCTTGAGGTTT